The following proteins are co-located in the Canis aureus isolate CA01 chromosome X, VMU_Caureus_v.1.0, whole genome shotgun sequence genome:
- the IGSF1 gene encoding immunoglobulin superfamily member 1 isoform X2 encodes MTLNRLGERAAMLWTFTVLLFCIRLSLGMTSIGLYRCCYWKETGWSEPSKVLELEAPGQLPKPIFWIQAETYPLTGCNVNILCHGWLQDLVFMLFKEGYAEPVDYQIPTGTVAIFSIANMTPESEGVYICRTHIQMLPTLWSEPSNPLKLIVAGLYPKPTLTAYPGPIMAPGESLNLRCQAPIYGMTFALIRLEDLKKSFYRKRPIKNEAYFFFRALKIHDAGHYLCFYYDESYRGSLLSDILKIWVTDTFPKTWLLAQPSPVVQMGQNVSLWCRGPVDGVGLALYKKGEDKPLQLLDTTSIDDNESFFLNNVTYSDAGIYSCHYLLSWKTSIRMTSHNTVELVVVDKPPKPSLSAWPSTMFKLRKAITLQHRVPHPVLEFSLEWEERATFQKFLVDGDFIISNAEGKGTETYSCSYRIEAHPNIWSDRSEPLKLMGPAGFLTWNYILNEAIRLSLIMQLVALLLVVLWIRWKCRRLRIREAWLLGTAQGVTMLFIVTALLCCGLCNGVLTEETEIIMPTPKPELWAETNFPLAPWKNLTLWCRSPSGSTKEFVLLKDGTGWIATRPASEQVRAAFPLGALTQSHTGSYHCHSWEEMAVSEPSEALELVGTDILPKPVISASPPIRGQKLQIRCKGWLAGMEFVLYKEGVQEPVQQLHAVGREAFFTIQRMEDKDEGNYSCRTHTEKRPFKWSEPSEPMELVIKEMYPKPFFKTWASPVVTPGARVTFNCSTPQQHMSFILYKDGSEIASSDRSWASPGASAAHFLIISVGTGDGGNYSCRYYDFAIWSEPSDPVELVVTEFYPKPTLLAHPGPVVLPGKNVTLRCQGAFQGMRFALLQEGTQVPLQFQSTSGNSADFLLHTVRAEDSGNYSCVYYETTMSNRGSHLSKPIMIWVTDTFPKPWLFAEPSSVVPMGQNVTLWCQGPVHGVGYILHKERETTSVQLWGSTSNDGAFPITNISGANIGRYSCCYHPDWTSPIKIQPSNTLELIVTGLLPKPSLLAQPGPIVAPGENMTFQCQGELPDSTFVLLKEGTQQPLEQQSPSGYRADFWMPAVRGDDSGVYSCVYYLDSAPFAASNHSDFLEIWVTDKPPKPSLSAWPSTMFKLGKDITLQCRGPLPGVEFVLEHDGEEAPQQFSEDGDFVINNVEGKGIGNYSCSYRLQAYPDIWSEPSDALELVGAAGPAAQECTVGNIVRSSLIVVVVVALGVVLAIEWKKWPRLRTRDSETDGRDQTIALEECNQEGEPATNTSSPSSVSQGTSVELPVPV; translated from the exons ATGACCCTGAACAGGCTGGGGGAGCGGGCTGCCATGCTGTGGACATTCACAGTCTTGCTCTTTTGCATTC GGCTGAGTCTGGGTATGACATCAATAG GTCTTTACAGGTGCTGCTACTGGAAGGAAACAGGCTGGTCAGAGCCCAGTAAAGTTTTAGAGTTGGAGGCACCAG GCCAGCTGCCCAAGCCCATCTTCTGGATCCAGGCTGAGACCTACCCTCTTACTGGATGTAATGTTAACATACTCTGCCATGGCTGGCTGCAGGATTTGGTATTCATGCTGTTCAAAGAGGGATATGCAGAGCCTGTGGATTACCAAATCCCAACTGGGACAGTGGCCATATTCTCCATCGCCAACATGACACCTGAGAGTGAAGGGGTTTACATCTGCCGCACTCATATCCAGATGCTCCCCACTCTGTGGTCAGAGCCCAGCAACCCCCTGAAGCTGATTGTGGCAG GACTCTATCCCAAACCAACTCTGACAGCATATCCTGGGCCCATTATGGCACCTGGAGAAAGCCTGAACCTCAGGTGTCAGGCACCAATCTACGGAATGACCTTTGCTCTAATAAGGCTTGAAGATTTGAAGAAATCCTTTTACCGCAAAAGGCCAATAAAAAATGAGGCATATTTCTTCTTCCGGGCTTTGAAAATCCATGATGCTGGACATTACCTCTGCTTTTACTATGATGAGTCATACAGGGGTTCACTCCTTAGTGATATCCTGAAAATCTGGGTGACCG ACACTTTCCCCAAGACCTGGCTACTTGCTCAGCCCAGTCCTGTGGTCCAGATGGGTCAGAACGTGAGCCTGTGGTGTCGAGGGCCAGTGGATGGAGTGGGGCTTGCACTCTATAAGAAAGGAGAAGACAAACCACTTCAGCTTTTGGATACCACCAGCATTGATGACAACGAGTCATTCTTCCTCAACAATGTGACCTACAGTGATGCTGGCATCTATAGTTGCCACTATCTCCTCTCCTGGAAGACCTCCATCAGGATGACATCACACAACACTGTGGAACTTGTGGTTGTAG ATAAGCCCCCCAAACCCTCCCTTTCAGCCTGGCCCAGCACCATGTTCAAGCTAAGAAAGGCCATTACCCTTCAGCACCGAGTACCCCATCCAGTACTTGAATTTTCTCTGGAATGGGAAGAAAGAGCAACATTCCAAAAATTCTTGGTAGATGGAGATTTCATCATCAGTAATGCTGAAGGAAAAGGCACAGAAACTTACAGTTGCAGCTATCGCATAGAGGCACACCCCAACATCTGGTCAGATCGCAGTGAGCCTCTGAAGCTGATGGGGCCAGCAG GCTTTCTTACCTGGAATTACATTCTGAATGAAGCTATCAGATTGTCCCTAATCATGCAGCTTGTTGCCTTGCTGTTGGTAGTGCTGTGGATAAGGTGGAAGTGTCGGAGACTCAGAATCAG AGAAGCCTGGTTGCTGGGAACAGCTCAAGGGGTCACCATGCTCTTCATAGTCACGGCCCTTCTCTGCTGTG GACTGTGCAATGGGGTATTGACAGAAGAGACTG AAATAATCATGCCAACCCCTAAGCCTGAGCTGTGGGCAGAGACCAACTTCCCTCTTGCCCCGTGGAAGAACTTAACCCTCTGGTGCAGAAGCCCTTCTGGCTCAACTAAGGAGTTTGTGTTGCTGAAGGACGGGACTGGGTGGATTGCAACTCGCCCGGCCTCCGAGCAGGTCCGGGCTGCCTTTCCCCTTGGCGCCCTAACCCAGAGCCATACCGGGAGTTACCACTGCCATTCATGGGAGGAGATGGCTGTGTCGGAGCCCAGTGAGGCACTTGAGCTGGTGGGGACAG ACATCCTCCCCAAACCTGTCATTTCTGCTTCCCCCCCAATTCGGGGCCAGAAACTGCAAATCCGGTGCAAAGGATGGCTGGCAGGCATGGAGTTCGTTCTGTATAAGGAGGGAGTGCAGGAACCTGTCCAGCAACTTCATGCCGTTGGGAGAGAAGCCTTCTTTACAATCCAAAGAATGGAGGATAAAGACGAAGGCAATTATAGCTGCCGTACTCATACTGAAAAGCGCCCCTTCAAGTGGTCTGAGCCCAGTGAGCCCATGGAGCTTGTCATAAAAG AAATGTACCCCAAGCCCTTTTTCAAGACATGGGCCAGCCCTGTGGTCACTCCTGGTGCCCGAGTGACTTTCAATTGCTCCACTCCCCAGCAGCACATGAGCTTTATTCTTTACAAAGATGGAAGTGAAATAGCATCCAGTGACAGGTCTTGGGCAAGTCCAGGGGCCAGTGCGGCTCACTTTCTGATCATTTCAGTGGGCACTGGTGATGGAGGGAATTATAGCTGCCGCTATTATGACTTCGCTATCTGGTCTGAGCCCAGCGACCCTGTGGAGCTCGTGGTGACAG AATTCTACCCCAAACCTACTCTTCTGGCACACCCGGGTCCTGTGGTGCTTCCTGGAAAGAATGTGACCCTGCGCTGCCAAGGGGCTTTCCAAGGCATGAGATTTGCCCTCTTGCAGGAGGGAACCCAGGTTCCCTTACAGTTCCAGAGCACCTCCGGGAATTCAGCTGACTTCCTCCTCCACACTGTTAGAGCAGAGGACTCTGGGAACTACAGTTGTGTTTACTACGAGACAACCATGTCAAATAGGGGATCACATCTCAGCAAGCCCATTATGATCTGGGTGACTG ACACATTTCCCAAGCCATGGTTGTTTGCTGAGCCCAGTTCTGTGGTTCCTATGGGGCAGAATGTTACTCTCTGGTGCCAAGGGCCAGTCCATGGAGTAGGATACATTCTgcacaaagaaagagaaaccacTTCAGTGCAGCTCTGGGGATCCACCAGTAATGATGGGGCATTCCCTATCACCAATATATCTGGTGCTAACATAGGGCGTTACAGCTGCTGCTACCACCCTGACTGGACCAGCCCTATCAAGATACAGCCTAGCAACACTCTGGAACTCATAGTCACAG GTTTGCTCCCCAAACCCAGCCTCTTAGCCCAGCCAGGTCCTATTGTGGCCCCTGGAGAAAATATGACTTTTCAATGCCAAGGGGAACTACCAGACTCAACATTTGTCCTGTTGAAGGAAGGCACTCAACAGCCTTTGGAACAACAGAGCCCAAGTGGGTACAGGGCTGACTTCTGGATGCCAGCAGTGAGAGGTGATGATTCTGGGGTCTATAGCTGTGTTTATTATTTGGACTCTGCTCCCTTTGCGGCTTCTAATCACAGTGACTTCCTGGAGATCTGGGTGACTG ATAAGCCCCCTAAGCCCTCGCTGTCAGCCTGGCCCAGCACCATGTTCAAGCTAGGCAAGGACATCACCCTTCAGTGCCGTGGCCCCCTGCCAGGTGTTGAATTTGTCCTGGAACATGATGGAGAAGAAGCACCTCAGCAGTTCTCAGAGGATGGGGACTTTGTCATCAACAATGTAGAAGGAAAAGGCATTGGCAACTACAGCTGCAGCTACCGCCTCCAAGCCTATCCTGATATCTGGTCAGAGCCTAGTGATGCCCTGGAACTGGTGGGGGCAGCAG GGCCTGCTGCCCAGGAGTGCACTGTGGGGAACATTGTCCGAAGTAGTCTGATTGTGGTGGTAGTTGTAGCTTTGGGGGTAGTGCTAGCCATAGAATGGAAGAAGTGGCCTCGACTCCGAACCAG GGACTCAGAGACAGATGGAAGAGACCAGACCATAGCCCTTGAAGAGTGTAACCAAGAAGGAGAACCAGCCACCAACACCAGCTCTCCCTCCTCCGTCTCTCAGGGAACCTCAGTGGAACTGCCAGTCCCAGTATAA